Sequence from the Nocardia brasiliensis genome:
CGGGTCGCAGCCGGTCGTCGAAACCGCATTGGCGCCGCGACGAGCCGAGCAGCAGCGGCCCGCCGCGGGTCGACTCCACCACCGCGGAGGACTGCAGTTCCGCGGCCGAACTACCGACGGCGCCAACGTAATCCGCGTCGTAGACCTTGTGGAAGACGGTCGGTGGCATGGGCGCGGTGATGAGCACGTCGCCGCGGCGCGGCCGCACCGCGATCGGTGCGCCGAGTGCCTCGGCGACCACCGCCGACCACGGGCCCGCCGCGTTGATCACGAGGTCGGCGTGCCGTGGCCCGCGGGTGGTCCGCACGCCGACCAGGCGCCCGCCGCGCAGCAGCGGGGAGAGTACCGCACAGTTCGTCTCTACCGAAGCGCCTGCGGCGACGGCGGATTCGAGCAGGGCGCTGGCCGCACCCGCCGGCTGTACCTGGGCATCATCGGGGTAGTACACGGCCGCGCACACGTCGCGGGTCAGCGCCGGTTCAGCGGCCGCGAGCTGGTCCGGGTCGAGTTGTTCGCAGCGCACGCCCGCCGCCCGCTGCCGCGCGGCGAACTCGGCCAACGCGACCGCGCCCGGCTCCGTGGTCGCAACGACGATGCCGCCCTTGGGTTCCCATTCGACCGCGGCGGCGTCGGTCGGGTGTCGTTGCGCGATGCGGGCGAGCACCTCGGGCCACAGCCGCCGGGACAACTGGGCCAGCCGCAATTCGGGCCCCGGCCCCTTGTCCGAGACGAGCACGTTGCCTTCGCCGTGTGCCGTGGTGCCGGAGGCGATGCCGCCGCGCTCGCAGACGCGCACCGTGGCGCCGGCCAGCGCGAGCCGGTCGGCGATGGCGCAGCCGATCATGCCGCCGCCGATGATCAGCACGTCGGTGCCCCGCAGGGTCGGGGAGTGGGGCGGGAGCTCGGTCATCGCGGCGGCGCCCCGTTCACCGAGCGCGGCACCGAAAGCGGGTTGTCGGTGCGCAATTCGAGCGGCAGCAGCTCCTCGGGGACGGACTGGTAGACGACCGGACGCAGGAATCGGGCGATCGACGCGGTGCCGACCGAGGTCGACGACGGGGCGGTGGTCGCAGGGTAGGGGCCGCCGTGCTGCTGGGCGTAGGTCACCGACAGCCCGGTGGGCCAGCTGTTCCAAAGCACGCGCCCCGCCACGTCGACCGCGGCCGCGACGAGCGCGCGGGCGGTGTCGTCGGTTGGCTCGCCGAACACCGTCGCGGTGAGCTGACCGCCCATCGCCCGCGCCAGCTCGAGCAACTCGGCGGTGTCCCGATAGGTGACCAGAAGCGTTGCCGGGCCGAACATTTCCTCCAGCAGCGGATCGGGGTCGGCCAGTACGGCACGCGCGGTGGTGCCGAGCAGCAGGGCCTGGTCCGGGCCGCCGCCGCCCAGTACTTCGACCGCCTCGTGGCCACGCACCCGCGCGACGACCTTGCCGAAGCCCGCCGCGATCGTCTCGTTGAGCAGCTCGCCGGTGGGTACCGGCCGCGTGCGGATCAGCTCGGTGAGTTCGTCGAGGACGGGCGCGCCGACGGGCACCGCGACCAATCCCGGCTTGGTGCACAGTTGGCCCGCGCTCGCGCTCACCGCGTTCAACAGTCCCGTGGCGATCTCCCCGGTGCGGCCGCGCGCGGCCTGCTCGGTGACGAAAACCGGGTTGATCGAGCCGAGTTCGCCGAAGAACGGGATCGGCACCGGGCGACGGCACGCCAGGTCGTAGAGTGCGCGCCCGCCCGCGGTGGACCCGGTGAACGCCGCGGCGGCGATATCGGGGTGGGTGAGCACCCGCACCCCGGCGTCCCGATCGAAGACGAGACCGAAAGTGCCACGCGGGGCGTCATTGTCGAGCAGTGTCTGCTCGATCAGGTCGCCGACCGCGCGGGACAGCAGCGGGTGTCCCGGGCTGGCCTTGACGATCACCGGGCAGCCCGCGGCGAGCGCGGCGGCGGTGTCCCCGCCCGCGACCGAGAAGGCGAACGGGAAGTTGCTCGCCGCGAAGTTGAGCACCGGACCGAGCGCGACGTTCATCCTGCGTAGGTCCGGGCGTGGCGCGCCCATCGGCCAATCCTGGTCCGCGGTGTCGATGCGGACGTCCAGATAGCCGCCGTCGAGCACGGTGCGCGCGAACAGTCGCAGCTGGAAGCTGGTGCGCCGCACCTCCGCGGTCAGCCGCGGCTCGGACAGGTGGGTCTCGCGCATCGCCAGCTCGATGAGCCGCGCGGCCTGCGCGTCCAGTCGGTCCGCGATGCCGTGCAGCACCCCGGCCCGCCCCGCCGATCCCAGTGCGGCCCACGGCTTCGCGGCCGCCGTCGCGGCCGCGACGATCGCGTCGACCGTGGTGTCGCTCATCGCCTTCTCCTCACTTGCCGTGTGCATCATGCGCCTTTTGAAACCGCTGGGTCGGTTATTGGTAACCCTTGGCCAGCACGTCCGCGGTGGCGGCCGTGATCTTGGCGTTCAGTTCGGGCGCGAGCGGGACGCGTGGCGGCCTGCACCCACCGCCGGGCCGACCGGCCAGGTCCATCGACAGCTTGATCGCGTGCACGAACTCGGTCTTGGAATCCCAGCGCAGCAGCTTGTGCAGGTCGCGGTAGAGGGGGAGCGCCTTGTCCAGGTCGCGGTTCACCGCGGCGTTGTAGAGCTCGACCGTCGCCTTCGGGATCGCGTTCGGGTAGCCGGCCACCCAGCCGACCGCACCGGCGATCCCCAGCTCGAGCACCACGTCGTCGGAGCCGACGAGCACGTCGAGTTCCGGTGCGAGCTCCTTGATCTCGTAGAAGCGCCGGACGTCACCGGTGAACTCCTTGACGCCGACGATCAACCCCTCGGCGTGCAGCTCGGCCAGGATGTCCGGCGTCAGGTCGATCCGGGTATCGATCGGATTGTTGTAGGCGACGATCGGCAGGCCGACCTCGGCGACGGTGCGGTAGTGCGCGAGCACCGAATCGCGGCCGCCGCGATAGGTGTTGGGCGGCAACAGCATCACCGCCTGCGCGCCCGCCTCGGCGGCCTGTGCCGCCCACTTGCGTGCCTGCAAGGCTCCGTATGCGGCGATGCCGGGCATGATGGTGAATCCAGCCGGGGCGGCCGCGACCGCGGTGGTCACGACGCGGGCGCGCTCGTCGTCGTCGAGGGTCTGGTATTCGCCGAGTGATCCGTTCGGGCTGACCCCGTGGCATCCGTTCGCCGCCAGCCATGCCACGTGCTCGCCGTAGGCGTCGTAGTCGACCGCGTAATCCGCCGTGAACGGAAGCGTCGTGGCCACCAGGACCCCATGCCAAGGCTTACTGGCAGCCGACGAGATCGATCCGGTCATAAGAGCCTCCCTCTGCGCGACGAACCGCGACATGTGCCGCCGTGCGCGTCATGTGACGTGTGACATTGCACAAGCTAGCGGAGTGATCCCGCTCACGCAAGGCTGTTTTGCGGTGCGGGCACGAGGGGGTGTGGCGGAACGGCTCGGCCCCGCGTCCGCGCGACACGGGGCCGAGTGTTCAGTGGTCGGTCAGAGACCGCCGAGGAGCAGGTGCAACAGATTTCCGACAATTTCGACCAAACCGGCGACCAGGCCCATTGTTCACTCCTTGTGGATCTGCGATTCGAAGAAGGGGTTCCTTTCTTCGATAAGGGAGCTTACCGAGATGGATGTTTCCGAACGGTTACATCTTGCTACGGAAAAGTTTCTCCGAAAAAATAACGACCAGTACTTGTCGTCTGGCATGGCCGGACTGCCCGTCTTGTGTGCATTGTGGCAAAAATGCTGTTGCGCAGGGGGTTTGGCGCGCTAGGCTGGAGGGTTCTCGGATGGCGGGTGATCGCCGCCGGTTCGTCGGCGTGATCAGCGAGCGGCTATTCGTGCGGCCCGGATTACTCATTGCGGCCTGTGGATCTATAGGCCGAAAATATTCTGTAAAGAATTCTGGAAAATGGATTCCGGTCGTCGATGCGAATATTCGAGTGGTCGATACGGGCCGCGTCGAACAGGTCGGTACTCGCCATTGTTGGGTCAGGTCGCGCACGGCACCCCGCGGCCCGCCCGAAGCGGCCGACGTGCGGTGCCCGCCGCGGCCGTTCGGGCGTGCCCGCCGGGGGACCGCATCGGCACGGAGGATGATGATGATCGTGCCCACTGATCCGAACACACCCGATATCAAGCCACGCAGCCGTGACGTCACCGACGGACTCGAGAAGACCGCGGCCCGCGGCATGCTGCGCGCCGTCGGCATGGGGGACGCGGACTGGGGAAAGTCGCAGATCGGCGTCGCCTCCTCGTGGAACGAGATCACCCCGTGCAACCTCTCGCTGGACCGGCTGGCCAAGGCCAGCAAAGAGGGGGTGTTCGCGGGCGGTGGCTACCCGATGGAGTTCGGCACCATCTCGGTGTCCGACGGCATCTCGATGGGCCATGAGGGCATGCACTTCTCGCTGGTGTCACGGGAGGTGATCGCCGACAGCGTCGAGACGGTGATGCAGGCCGAACGCCTCGACGGCTCGGTGCTGCTGGCCGGCTGCGACAAGTCGCTGCCCGGCATGCTGATGGCGGCCGCGCGGTTGAACCTGGCCAGCGTGTTCCTGTACGCGGGCTCGATTCTGCCCGGTATCGCCAAGCTGTCCGACGGCAGCGAGCGCGAGGTGACGATCATCGACGCGTTCGAGGCGGTCGGCGCGTGCTCGCGCGGTCTGATGAGCCGCGCCGACGTCGACGCCATCGAGCGGGCCATCTGCCCGGGTGAGGGCGCGTGCGGCGGGATGTACACCGCCAACACCATGGCCAGCGCGGCCGAGGCGCTCGGCATGTCGCTGCCGGGCAGCGCCGCCCCGCCCGCGACCGACCGGCGCCGCGACGGCTACGCGCGGCGCAGCGGCGAGGCCGTCGTCGAGTTGCTCAGGCGCGGCATCACCACCGCCGACATCCTCACCAAGGAGGCGTTCGAGAACGCGATCGCCGTGGTGATGGCGTTCGGCGGTTCCACGAACGCCGTGCTGCACCTGCTGGCGATCGCGCACGACGCGCGCGTCGATCTGACCCTCGACGATTTCGCCAGGGTCGGCCGCAGGGTGCCGCACCTGGCCGACGTGAAGCCGTTCGGCAGCCACGTGATGACCGACGTAGACCGCATCGGCGGCGTGCCGGTGATGATGAAGGCACTGCTGGATGCCGGTCTGCTGCACGGGGATTGCCTCACCGTGACCGGCCGGACCGTGGCGCAGAATCTGGCCGAGATCGCGCCGCCGGACCCCGACGGCAAGGTGGTGCGCGCCATGCGCGAGCCGATCCACCCGACCGGCGGCATCACCATCCTGCACGGCTCGCTCGCCCCCGGCGGCGCCGTGGTGAAGTCCGCGGGCTTCGACTCCGACGTATTCACCGGCACCGCACGGGTTTTCGAGCGCGAACGGGCGGCGATGGACGCGCTAGAGGACGGCACGATCGCCGCGGGCGACGTGGTGGTCATCCGCTACGAGGGCCCCAAGGGCGGGCCGGGGATGCGGGAGATGCTCGCCATCACCGCCGCCATCAAGGGCGCCGGTCTCGGCAAGGACGTGCTGCTGCTCACCGACGGCCGATTCTCCGGTGGTACCACCGGGCTGTGCGTCGGCCACGTCGCACCGGAGGCGGTGGACGGCGGCCCGATCGCGTTCGTGCGCGACGGGGATCGGATCCGGCTCGATGTCGGTGCGGGCACGCTCGATGTGCTGGTGGAGCCCGCCGACCTGGAGCAACGCCGCGCGGGCTGGAAGCCGTTGCCGCCCCGCTATACCCGCGGTGTGCTCGCCAAGTACTCGAAGCTGGTGGGCTCGGCGTCCGCGGGGGCGGTCTGCGACTGACGACGGTGCGCTCGGCGCGGACCGGCCGCGCCGAGTTCCATCGGGATCAGCGAATCGACTGCTCCGCCACGGGCTCTCGGTCGGCACCGAACCACGTCGTGTAGAACGCGTACACCACGACGGCGAACACGGCGAGCACGGCGAGGCCGAACGGGGCCGGGTGCGTCGCCATCGGCAATGCCAGATAGCGGATGCACAGCAGCAGCGCCACGAAGGTGCCGATGCCTAGTGCGACCACGCGGACGCGGACGCGGTCCCAGCCGCGCTCCGGCTCGCGCAGCGCCGATTCGATGGTCAGGCACAGCGTCGCGCCGACGATGAGATCGATGCCGTAGTGCGCGCCGAGGCCCAGGGTCGCGAGCAGCGTGCACACCAGCCAGAAGGCACCGCCCCAGCGCAGCCAGCGTGGGCCGCGGCGGGAGTGGATGAACAGCGACAGCGCCCAGGCGGTGTGCAGTGACGGCATGCAGTTGCGCGGGGTGATCCCGTCGAACGGCATGGCCGCGACCGAGGCTGGTACCGGCGGCACGACATCGGGCCAGACGTTCGCCAACTCCATGCCGTTGCCCCATGATCCGAACGCGAGGATCGGGCCGACGACCGGGAACACCACATAGAAGATCGGCCCGATCAGCCCGAGCGCCAAGAATGTTCGCACCAGATGGTGCCGCGGCCACGCGCCGGTGGTCACCCCGCGCAGCTGCCAGATCGCGACCACGATCGCCGCGGCGGGCAGCTCGAAGTACACCCAGCGCACCACGGCGAGCGGGATCGGGCCCGCGACCTCGAGCGCGTGGCCGACCAGCCAGGACGGGCTGCCGAGCGCCCGATCGGCAAGTTGCACATAGGGATCGAGCACCTGCGGGCAAGCCCACGCGGTGATGTCGAGCCAGATCTCGCCGACCTTCGTGGCGAGGATCAGCAGCGCGCCGAGCGCGATGGTGCGCAGGGCGATCTGTCGCGTCGTCCCGCTACACCGCCAGAGCGCGAACACCGCCAGCGCGGTGAGCGCGATCGTCGGGCCGTTGCCGACGGTGAACGCCCTACCCTCGATCGCCCGGATGAGCACGAAGACCAGATCGATGGCAACGGCCGCGGCGAGCGCGACGATCCGGACCCGGGTCGTGACGCCGACGAGCGCGAGCAGGAACCCGGCCCACGGCGTTGTCGCCGATTTCGGCCTGCCGACGTAGTCCCACGCGAGGCTGGTCAGCGGGCCGAGCGCGTTGATGTGCACGGCCATGAGCTGGCCGAGAACCAGCACGAGCACCGCCGCGGCCAGGGCGGACCAGACCAGCGCCGGTCGCGGTCGGCGCGGCGCGAGCTGCTCGGTGTCGGGCGCGGCTCGCTGCGGGTCGTGGATAAGCATTCGGACATCGTAAACACGATGTGAACGCGACCCCGCAGTCCGGTTAACCGCCGCTGCTCATTGTCACCTTCGCGGCGGTGCGCCGTGGTCGGTTCAGCCGCGCTTGCGCCGGAAGGCGTCGAGGCCGTTGCGGCGCAACATGGTGACGGTGGTCTTCCACCACGGCCGCGCTGGATCGGGGTCGTCGCCCGCGCCGAGCAGATGCAGTTGGTCGGTGTGCCATTGCAGATCGAGCGCGCCGTCGAACGAGCGCAGGCCGGAGAACGAGGCGAGGCGTCCGCGCACGCCGATCGGCACCGTGCGCAATCGATCGTCGCGTTCGGTGATCAGTCCGGTGCCCGCGTCCGTGGTCAGGCAGGTGGGCCTGCCGAGCCCGATCACGTCGCAGTCCGCGGCGGCCAGCGCCTCGGCCATCACCGAGCGGGATCGGAAGCCGCCGGTGACCGCGATGGGCACCCCGGCGGCCGCGGTCCGCACGGTCTGGGCGTAGTCGAGGAAGTAGGCCTCGCGGGCGCGGGTGCTCTCGGCCCGGGTGTCGTTGCGCCCCATCATCGCCGGGGATTCGTAACTGCCGCCGCTGATCTCGATCAGGTCGAGGTGTTCGTGCGCCAGCTGCTCGACGACCGCCCTCGACTCGTCCTCGGTGAAGCCGCCGCGTTGGAAGTCGGCCGAGTTCAGCTTGATGCCGACCGCGAACCCCGGGCTGACGGCGGACCTGATGCGCCGTACCACCTCGAGCACGAACCGGCGCCTGCGCTCGGCATCGCCGCCCCAGCGATCGGTGCGCTGATTGGCCAGCGGCGAGAGGAACTGGGAGACGAGATAGCCGTGGGCGCCGTGAATTTGGACGCCGTCGAACCCCGCGGTCTCCGCGATCTCGGCGGTTGTGGCAAAGCGATCGATGATCGCCTCGATCTCGGCGTCGGTGAGCGCGCGCGGTGTCGGCATGCCGGGGATCTTGGGCGCGATCGCCGACGGCGCGACCGGCCTGGTCCGGGTGGCCAGCGGGTTCGCCTGTCTGCCAGGGTGATTGAGCTGCATCCAGATCGGCGCGCCGCCGTCCTTGGTGGCCTTGGCCCAGCGGCTCAACCCGTCGAGATCGCGGTCGTCGTCGATCACCACATTGCCCGGCTCACCGAGATGCCCGCGATCCACCATCACGTTGCCGGTCACCACCAGCCCGAAACCGCCTGTGCCCCAGCGCGTATAGAGGCGTTCGAGGCGCTGTCCCGGGCTGCCGCCCTGATCGGCCAGGCCCTCGCTGAGCGCCGATTTCATCAGCCGATTGGGCAGTACCTGGCCGCAGGGCAGGGTGAGTTGATCGGACAGCGTCACGGTGGCGGGCATGGGCGGTCCTTCGGTAGCCGTAACTGGGTGTAATAGCCACACCGTAGTAGTATGGTCGTACTACCGCAAGGCCCGGCGTGCGCCGCAGGGGCATGTCCTAGGCTGGGTAGCACGCCGAACCCAGGAGAGAGCAGGAGGCCGCGCGGTGACCACCCGTCCACGTGAGCGGCTGATCGCGGGCACGATCGATCTGATCAGGCGCCGCGGCGTCGCGGGCACCGGCATCACCGAACTGGTGAACTACAGCAACACCGCGCGCCGCTCGATCTACCAGAACTTCCCGCGCGGAAAGCAGGAACTGGTCGAGGAGGCCACCCGCGCGGCGGGCAAGGTCATGGCGGCGGGCATCGCCGCGACCGCGGGCAAGGGCAGCGCGGCGGTCCGGCTCGCCGCGTTCGTGACGACGTGGAAGGAACTGCTGGTCGCCTCCGACTTCACCGCGGGCTGCCCGATCGTCGCGGCCGCACTGGCCGGCTCGGAGGTGCCCGCGGCCCCGGCCATCGCCGCGGAGTCCTTCGCGTCCTGGGAGGCGCTGCTCACCGATCAGCTCACCGCCGAGGGCATCGCCGACGAACCGGCCGCCTCGCTGGCCACCATGGCCGTCGCCGCCATCGAGGGCGCGGTGATCATGGCGATCGCGGGACGCTCGCTCACCCCGCTCGACCGGGTGGCCACTCAACTCGGCAGGCTGCTGGCCATGGAGCCGCGCGCGCAGCGGTGATCGTGCCCACCCGGTCGCGTGGCAGCGCGCGCGTCGGGCGCGGTTCTGTCATGGTGTTGTGATGCGCTTCTGGGATCGGTTCGCGGCCGTCGTCACGGCCGGAAAGTCTTGGGTGCTACTTGTGGCCCTCTTCGCCGTGTCGTTCGGGGTGGCAGGCCTGATCGGTGACAACGATGCCGCGGGCCAGGCGCCGAACTCGTTGCCGGGCAGTGCGGATTCGGCCCGCGTCAAGGAGCTGCTCACCGAGTTTCCCGATGCGGGCACCGCGCCCGCGGTGGTCGTGGTGACCCGCGCCGACGGCGCCGAACTGCGTCCGGAGGATCTGGCGAGCCTGCGCCCGAAGCTCGGCGAGGCGTTCGTGGCGCCGGACCGGAAGGCCGCGATCGGGCGGCTGCCCGTCGACTCGACGCTCAGCGGATTCGCGCTGACCGACCGCATCGACGAGCTGCGCACCGAGGTCAAGCAGGGACAACCCGCCGACCTGCGCATCCAGGTGACCGGTGGTCCCGCGTTCGGCGGCGACATCGCCGATTCGTTCGCGGGCGCGAACATCACCCTGCTCGCGGTGACCGCCGCCGTCGTCGCGTTGCTGCTGATCGCGACCTATCGATCGCCCGTGCTCTGGCTGGTGCCGTTGCTCGTCGTCGGCTCGGCCGACCGGGTCGCGGGCGCCGTCGGCACCGGGCTCGCCCGCTGGACCGGGCTGGCCTTCGACGGTTCCACCTCGGGCATCACCAGCGTGCTCGTCTTCGGCGCCGGGACGAACTATGCGCTGCTGCTGGTTTCGCGCTACCGCGACGAGTTGCACCGGCACCCCGATCATCGCAGCGCGCTGCGGCACGCGGTCCGCCATGCCGGACCGGCGATCCTGGCCAGCAACGTGACCGTCGTCGCCGCGCTGCTGACGCTGCTGCTCGCCTCGCTGCCCAACACCCGCAGCCTCGGTGTCGGCGCGGCCGCCGGACTGCTGGTCGCCCTGGTGTTCGTGCTCGTCGCGCTGCCCGCCGCGCTCGCGCTGTGCGGGCGAAACGTGTTCTGGCCATTCGTGCCCCGCGCCGACGACCGCGTCGCCGCCGAAGCGGGGATCTGGCATTCGATCGCCGACGGGGTCGTGCGCAGGCCGGTGCTGGTGGCCTGCGCTGCGCTGGTCGCGCTCGGTGTGTGCGCGGCCGGGCTGATCGGCGCCGATATCGGGTTGTCGCAAACCGATCAGTTCCGGGTGCGTGCCGAATCCGTCGAGGGCTTCGACACCCTGGCCGCGCATTTCCCCGCCGGTACGGCGAATCCGACCACCGTGCTGGCCCGCACCGACTCGGCGGCCGCGGTCGAACAGGCGCTGCGGGGCGTGCCAGGGGTCACCGACGCGCGGCCCACCGGGACCTCGCCGACCGGGCTGACCCGCTTCTCGGTGGTATTGAACGCCGAACCCGGTTCACCGCAGGCATTCTCGGCCATCGAGGCGATGCGCGCCGCGCTGGCGGACGTGCCGGGCGCGCTCGTCGGCGGCGGTGACGCGGAGGGGCTGGACACCCGCTCGGCCGCCGAACACGATCAGCGCGTGGTGATCCCGACGATCCTGGCCATCGTGACGGTGATCCTGCTCGCGCTCTTGCGGGCGGTGCCCGCCGCGCTGCTGCTGGTAGGAGTCTCGGTGCTCAGCGCGCTGGCCGCGCTGGGGCTGGGCGCGTGGATCAGCTTGCACCTGTTGGGCTTTCCCGCCCTCGATACCAGCGCGCCGCTGTATGCGTTCCTGTTCCTCGTCGCGCTCGGTATCGACTACACGATCTTCCTGGTCACCCGCGCCCAGGAGGAAACGCCGGAGCACGGCAGCACCGGGGGCATCGTGCGCGCGGTCTCGGCCACCGGGTCGGTCATCACCAGCGCGGGCATCGTCCTGGCCGCGGTGTTCTGCGTGCTCGGCGTGCTGCCGCTGATCATCCTCACCCAATTGGGCATCATCGTCGGCCTCGGCATTCTGCTCGACACCTTCCTGGTCCGCACCGTCGTGATCCCAGCCCTTTTCCGCATCGTCGGCGCCAAGATCTGGTGGCCCAACCCGCTCTCGCGCACCCCTGAACCGGAGAACTACCTGGCGTCGCCGATGAGGGAGGGTTCGGGCCAGCCGTAGACACCGAAGTGCTCGCCGCGGCGGTAGAGGTCCAGGCCGGCGCGGGTGCTTTGGATGGTATTGCCGGGGAGTTCGTCGAGCGGGAACCAGCGCAGTTCCGAGCAGGACTCCGGTTCCCGGTTGTAGGGCTCGCCGGACCAGGTGCGGGCGTGGAAGACGAACACGATCCGGGTCTGGCCGGGCGGGTGCTGGATGTGGATCGAGGCGGCCAGGTCGATGTCGTCCCGGTTCAGCCGGATCCCGATCTCCTCGTCGGCCTCGCGGATGATGGCGGTGAGCACGTCCTCGCCCTCGTCGAGTTTGCCGCCGGGGGCGTTCCACTGCCCATCGGCGAACCCGGTGTTGCGCCGGCGCGCGAGCAGCACCCGCCCGTTCTCGATCAGCAACAGTTGTACGCCGACGATGGTGCGGAAGATGGTCACCGGGCCTCCTGATCGGGTATGGGCACCGAGCATGCCACGTCCGGCATGGTCGTCAGTGCTGGGTCCAGTCGGGTTGGGTGAAATGGGCGACGCGGGCGCTGTCGTGGTCGCGGCCGAGCAGGACGATCTCGCGGAACTGCCAGAGCAGCGCGCCGGTGGGCGCGTGGATCGTCATGTCGTCGCCGAGCCGCATCTGCAGCAGGCGCGCGTCGCCCGCCGCCGCGGGCGCGGTGGGCGCGTCACGTAATTCCGCCTGCGGGACGGCCTGGTGCGGTGGCACCCAGTGCGGCACGTCATCGGCGGCGAGCCGGTCGAGATTCACCAGGTGCACCGAGTGGACCTCGTCGGGGTTCGGCGTCAGTTCGGCCGCGTCGGGCAGCGCGGCGAGGAACGGTGTGATCACGAAACCCGAGGCGGCGGGGAAATCGTCGAGCTCGCCGAGCAGGTCGGTGGACGTGGCGGTCATGCCGAGTTCCTCGTGCAGTTCCCGCAATACGGCCTGCGCGGCGGACTCGCCCGGGTCGAGCCTGCCGCCGGGCAGGCCCCACTGTCCCGCGTTGCGCCCGCGGTAGGCCCGCCGGATGACGATCACCGCGGGGGAGCCGTCGGCCTGGCCGACCACACACAGCAGCACGGCGGCCCGGCGCAGGCCGGGCTCGTCGGGGACCGAGGTCCTGACGAACCGACGCAACCGGGTGCGGGCGAGGACGCGGAACTCGTCCACGCTCTCGGGCAGGAACGGTCCGGGAGTCATGCGATCGATCTTGCCGCACTCCGGCGATACTCGTTCGCCGAGTTCACTTTCCCGGCTCGACACGCACCGGTACGTCGTCGTCCCATGGCTGGCGGGTGACCATGTCGGCGACGCGGACGACACCGCGCTCGAACTCGCCGGTGGCGGCGTCCACCAGCCGGTAGGCCTGGGTGCCCCGGTGGATCGGCTGCGCGTCCAGCAGCACCACGCGCACTTCACCGGGTTCGAAGTGACACCGCTGCTGCAGTGCGGCGATGAGTTGCTCGTTGTGCATGTGCCCGTCGCCGAAGTTCCACCCGACCGCGGTGGCGCAGATCCGTTCCCCGTCGGTGAGCACGTAGTCGTCCTCGTGTCCGGCGGGCATCGCCCGGTGCACCAGCGTGAACAGGGCGCGGCCGTGGGTGTTCATGGCGCGGAAGGCATATCCCATGTACATCGGAACCTCTGCGCGGTCCTTCCCGTAGAACCGCTCCAATTGGGCCTGCGGCATGCTCGCGATCGCGACGACGTGCCTGCCGATCTTCGCGGCCGCGGCCGGGGTGACGCACCACATCGTGGTATCCCAGTTGCCCGCGTAGTAGCGCATGCCGGGTAGGAAGGAAATCTTGCGGGGGAACAGATTTCCGGCGACCACCAGGCCGACGAGCGCGACGAACAGCAGCGCCACCGGCACCGGCTGTGTCAGCGAACGCAGGCCGAGATCGGCGTGCGCCACGAACAACACCAGCACCCCGAAGATCATGAAGACGTTCCACTCCAGCGGAACCCCCATCGGCACCGCCGTCAGGATGACCAGGTGGAAGCCGATCATCACGATCGCCGCCACCGCGGTCACCGGACCGCCGGGGGCGAAGAACAGGATCACCGGCACGCCCATCTCGACGACGGTCCCGCCGTGCGCGAATACCCGCGACAGCAGGCCGGGCCGCAGATCGTCGGGAAAGTTCTCGAAGAACCGGCGCTTGAGCGACTTGTGCCGCAGCAGCGGGCTGTTCGACATCATCGTGGACACCACGAACGGGAAATGCTTGTTCAGCTTCGAGGTCGCCGCGCCCATCCAGATCACCACGAACACCACCTTCGCGGCGACGATCGAATCGGCGCCCGCGAACAGGAAGACCATCGTCAGCGTCGCGTAGACCTCACCAAGCGCCGCCAGGAAGATCACCTTGTCGCGCAACCCGATCGCGGCGAGCAGCACGAGGATCATCACGATCTCCCACCGCGGCAGCAGCCCGACGGCGGTGCCGAGCTCCGGTATCGGGCCGGTGCCGTCGGACA
This genomic interval carries:
- a CDS encoding NUDIX hydrolase gives rise to the protein MTIFRTIVGVQLLLIENGRVLLARRRNTGFADGQWNAPGGKLDEGEDVLTAIIREADEEIGIRLNRDDIDLAASIHIQHPPGQTRIVFVFHARTWSGEPYNREPESCSELRWFPLDELPGNTIQSTRAGLDLYRRGEHFGVYGWPEPSLIGDAR
- a CDS encoding NADH:flavin oxidoreductase/NADH oxidase family protein → MPATVTLSDQLTLPCGQVLPNRLMKSALSEGLADQGGSPGQRLERLYTRWGTGGFGLVVTGNVMVDRGHLGEPGNVVIDDDRDLDGLSRWAKATKDGGAPIWMQLNHPGRQANPLATRTRPVAPSAIAPKIPGMPTPRALTDAEIEAIIDRFATTAEIAETAGFDGVQIHGAHGYLVSQFLSPLANQRTDRWGGDAERRRRFVLEVVRRIRSAVSPGFAVGIKLNSADFQRGGFTEDESRAVVEQLAHEHLDLIEISGGSYESPAMMGRNDTRAESTRAREAYFLDYAQTVRTAAAGVPIAVTGGFRSRSVMAEALAAADCDVIGLGRPTCLTTDAGTGLITERDDRLRTVPIGVRGRLASFSGLRSFDGALDLQWHTDQLHLLGAGDDPDPARPWWKTTVTMLRRNGLDAFRRKRG
- a CDS encoding MMPL family transporter, with product MRFWDRFAAVVTAGKSWVLLVALFAVSFGVAGLIGDNDAAGQAPNSLPGSADSARVKELLTEFPDAGTAPAVVVVTRADGAELRPEDLASLRPKLGEAFVAPDRKAAIGRLPVDSTLSGFALTDRIDELRTEVKQGQPADLRIQVTGGPAFGGDIADSFAGANITLLAVTAAVVALLLIATYRSPVLWLVPLLVVGSADRVAGAVGTGLARWTGLAFDGSTSGITSVLVFGAGTNYALLLVSRYRDELHRHPDHRSALRHAVRHAGPAILASNVTVVAALLTLLLASLPNTRSLGVGAAAGLLVALVFVLVALPAALALCGRNVFWPFVPRADDRVAAEAGIWHSIADGVVRRPVLVACAALVALGVCAAGLIGADIGLSQTDQFRVRAESVEGFDTLAAHFPAGTANPTTVLARTDSAAAVEQALRGVPGVTDARPTGTSPTGLTRFSVVLNAEPGSPQAFSAIEAMRAALADVPGALVGGGDAEGLDTRSAAEHDQRVVIPTILAIVTVILLALLRAVPAALLLVGVSVLSALAALGLGAWISLHLLGFPALDTSAPLYAFLFLVALGIDYTIFLVTRAQEETPEHGSTGGIVRAVSATGSVITSAGIVLAAVFCVLGVLPLIILTQLGIIVGLGILLDTFLVRTVVIPALFRIVGAKIWWPNPLSRTPEPENYLASPMREGSGQP
- a CDS encoding TetR/AcrR family transcriptional regulator, which produces MTTRPRERLIAGTIDLIRRRGVAGTGITELVNYSNTARRSIYQNFPRGKQELVEEATRAAGKVMAAGIAATAGKGSAAVRLAAFVTTWKELLVASDFTAGCPIVAAALAGSEVPAAPAIAAESFASWEALLTDQLTAEGIADEPAASLATMAVAAIEGAVIMAIAGRSLTPLDRVATQLGRLLAMEPRAQR
- a CDS encoding phosphatase PAP2 family protein, whose product is MLIHDPQRAAPDTEQLAPRRPRPALVWSALAAAVLVLVLGQLMAVHINALGPLTSLAWDYVGRPKSATTPWAGFLLALVGVTTRVRIVALAAAVAIDLVFVLIRAIEGRAFTVGNGPTIALTALAVFALWRCSGTTRQIALRTIALGALLILATKVGEIWLDITAWACPQVLDPYVQLADRALGSPSWLVGHALEVAGPIPLAVVRWVYFELPAAAIVVAIWQLRGVTTGAWPRHHLVRTFLALGLIGPIFYVVFPVVGPILAFGSWGNGMELANVWPDVVPPVPASVAAMPFDGITPRNCMPSLHTAWALSLFIHSRRGPRWLRWGGAFWLVCTLLATLGLGAHYGIDLIVGATLCLTIESALREPERGWDRVRVRVVALGIGTFVALLLCIRYLALPMATHPAPFGLAVLAVFAVVVYAFYTTWFGADREPVAEQSIR